Proteins encoded within one genomic window of Alcanivorax sp. REN37:
- the dut gene encoding dUTP diphosphatase: protein MRLQFKILNPALGRDYPLPTYATSGSAGLDLRAMLDAPLTIEPGSTHLIATGLAVHIADPAYAALVLPRSGLGHKHGIVLGNLVGLIDSDYQGELMVSCWNRGTSSFEMQPGERLAQLVIVPVMQVELQQVQEFDASDRGSGGFGHSGRQ, encoded by the coding sequence ATGCGCCTGCAATTCAAGATTCTCAATCCGGCCCTTGGCCGGGATTACCCGTTGCCGACCTATGCCACCAGCGGCTCCGCAGGTCTCGACCTGCGCGCCATGCTGGACGCTCCGCTCACCATCGAGCCAGGCAGCACCCATCTGATTGCCACCGGTCTGGCGGTACACATCGCTGACCCGGCTTATGCCGCGCTGGTGTTGCCGCGCTCCGGGCTTGGCCACAAACATGGCATCGTGCTCGGCAATCTGGTCGGCCTGATCGACTCCGATTACCAGGGCGAGTTGATGGTGTCGTGCTGGAACCGCGGCACCAGCAGCTTCGAAATGCAGCCGGGCGAGCGTTTGGCCCAGCTGGTGATCGTGCCGGTAATGCAAGTAGAACTTCAGCAAGTGCAAGAGTTTGACGCCAGCGACCGCGGCAGTGGGGGATTCGGGCACAGCGGTCGCCAATAA
- the coaBC gene encoding bifunctional phosphopantothenoylcysteine decarboxylase/phosphopantothenate--cysteine ligase CoaBC, with protein MERLVNKRILLGVTGGIAAYKSADLVRRLQNAGAEVRVVMTAGAQEFITPLTMQALSGHPVHTDLLDPKAEAGMGHIELARWADLVLIAPATASFMARMAHGHGNDLLSTLCLATGAPIAIAPAMNQQMWADPATQKNLLIIQEKNVRVFGPAAGSQACGDVGLGRMVEPEQLVQMAADMFEHRALTGCHVVITAGPTREALDPVRYITNQSSGKMGYAIAEAAAEAGARVTLISGPVSLPTPNRVHRIDVISALEMYDATMAVVDAGCDIFIATAAVADYRPAELSEHKIKKADGDLVLTLVKNPDIVATVAAHPQRPFTVGFAAETRDVLTYAQGKLENKRLDMVATNDVSGPNVGFNSDNNALTVIWQGGHKVLPLAAKRQLANQLMELIAIRYKR; from the coding sequence ATGGAACGACTGGTCAACAAACGTATTTTGCTGGGCGTGACCGGCGGCATTGCCGCCTATAAAAGCGCCGATCTGGTACGCCGCCTACAGAACGCCGGCGCCGAGGTGCGGGTGGTGATGACCGCCGGTGCGCAGGAGTTCATCACGCCGCTGACCATGCAGGCGCTGTCTGGCCACCCGGTGCATACCGACCTGCTGGACCCCAAAGCAGAAGCCGGCATGGGCCACATTGAGCTGGCACGCTGGGCCGACCTGGTATTGATCGCGCCGGCCACCGCCAGCTTTATGGCCCGCATGGCCCACGGCCACGGCAACGATTTGCTCAGCACCCTGTGCCTCGCCACCGGCGCCCCGATTGCCATTGCCCCGGCCATGAACCAACAGATGTGGGCCGATCCGGCGACGCAGAAGAACCTGCTGATTATCCAAGAAAAGAACGTGCGGGTGTTCGGCCCGGCGGCGGGCTCGCAGGCCTGTGGCGATGTGGGCCTTGGCCGCATGGTGGAACCGGAGCAGCTGGTACAGATGGCGGCCGACATGTTCGAGCACCGCGCGCTGACCGGCTGCCACGTGGTGATTACCGCCGGCCCCACCCGTGAGGCGCTGGACCCGGTGCGTTACATCACCAACCAAAGCTCAGGGAAAATGGGCTACGCGATTGCCGAAGCCGCTGCCGAAGCGGGCGCCCGGGTGACGCTGATCAGCGGACCGGTGAGCCTGCCGACCCCCAACCGGGTGCACCGCATCGATGTCATCAGCGCACTGGAAATGTATGACGCCACCATGGCGGTGGTGGATGCCGGCTGCGATATTTTCATTGCCACCGCAGCTGTGGCTGACTACCGCCCAGCCGAACTCTCCGAGCACAAGATCAAGAAAGCGGACGGCGATTTGGTGCTAACGCTGGTGAAGAACCCAGATATTGTCGCCACTGTAGCGGCCCATCCGCAGCGTCCGTTCACCGTTGGCTTTGCCGCCGAGACCCGTGACGTGCTGACCTATGCCCAGGGCAAACTGGAGAACAAGCGGCTCGACATGGTCGCCACCAATGATGTGTCCGGCCCCAATGTCGGCTTTAACAGCGATAACAACGCTCTGACCGTGATCTGGCAGGGCGGCCACAAGGTGCTGCCATTGGCCGCCAAGCGTCAGCTGGCCAACCAGCTGATGGAACTGATCGCGATCCGTTACAAACGTTAG